One Acropora palmata chromosome 2, jaAcrPala1.3, whole genome shotgun sequence genomic window carries:
- the LOC141875051 gene encoding COP9 signalosome complex subunit 4-like produces MKPRDSQIEADILLQRRVANDWRLTKMAAQMKQMLNSPSNTGGSHKDITGKYREILEKVFKFQEPSLSEALKVFIEAVVHESVSLVVSRQVLTELCSYIPNMESMSAKNVSHFILDKLQPRAISFEEQVATIRKHLAKMYEDCQQWREAARVLTGIPLETGQRQYSVDYKLETYLKIAQLYLEDEDPVQAEAYINRASLLQTDTKTERLQILYKVCYARVLDYRRKFIEAAQRYIDLSYRTAIHEEERMTALKHALICTMLASAGQQRSRMLANLFKDERCQHLPAYGILEKMYLDRIIRGPELLEFANMLMPHQKATTADGSSILDRAVIEHNLLSASKLYNNITFEELGALLEIPPQKAERIASQMISEGRMSGSIDQIDGVVHFETQEILPSWDRQVQNLCFQVNNVIEKIETYAPEWVAKYTESQMSS; encoded by the exons ATGAAACCGAGGGACAGTCAAATCGAGGCTGACATTTTGTTGCAAAGGAGGGTAG CAAATGATTGGCGACTTACCAAGATGGCGgcacaaatgaaacaaatgttAAACTCTCCGTCCAACACTGGAGGCTCGCACAAGGATATCACAGGAAAATATCGCGAAATTCTGGAAAAGGTTTTCAAATTCCAGGAGCCATCCCTCTCAGAAGCTCTCAAAGTTTTTATTGAGGCTG TTGTTCATGAGAGTGTAAGCCTTGTTGTGTCAAGACAAGTGTTAACAGAGCTTTGCAGCTACATTCCAAACATGGAATCAATGTCAGCAAAGAATGTATCACACTTTATACTGGACAAATTGCAACCAAGGGCTATCTCATTTGAGGAACAG GTTGCAACTATACGAAAACACCTAGCTAAAATGTATGAAGATTGCCAGCAATGGAGAGAAGCTGCAAGGGTTTTAACAGGGATTCCATTGGAGACAGGACAAAG aCAATACTCAGTGGATTACAAACTAGAAACCTACTTAAAGATTGCTCAGCTTTACCTGGAGGATGAGGACCCAGTGCAAGCTGAAGCATACATCAACAGAGCCTCGCTCCTCCAAACAGACACCAAAACTGAAAGGCTTCAGATACTTTACAAG GTTTGCTATGCTCGAGTCCTGGATTACAGACGCAAGTTTATTGAAGCCGCACAACGTTACATTGACCTGTCCTACAGAACTGCAATACACGAAGAAGAAAGAATGACTGCATTAAAGCATGCTTTGATTTGCACAATGCTTGCTTCAGCTG GTCAACAAAGATCAAGGATGCTAGCCAACTTGTTTAAAGATGAACGATGTCAACATTTACCTGCATATGGAATCTTAGAAAAGAT GTATTTAGACAGGATTATTCGTGGGCCGGAGCTGCTAGAATTTGCCAATATGTTGATGCCACACCAGAAAGCAACAACTGCAGATG GCTCAAGCATCCTTGACAGAGCAGTGATCGAGCATAACCTGTTGTCAGCCAGTAAACTATACAACAATATTACCTTTGAAGAACTGGGAGCGCTGTTAGAAATACCACCGCAGAAG GCCGAAAGAATCGCTTCACAGATGATCTCCGAAGGACGCATGTCTGGCTCAATTGACCAGATCGATGGTGTTGTTCATTTTGAAA cTCAAGAGATACTTCCTTCATGGGATAGACAAGTGCAGAATCTTTGCTTCCAAGTCAACAACGTGATCGAAAAAATCGAAACTTATGCGCCGGAATGGGTTGCGAAATACACCGAATCACAGATGTCTAGTTAA
- the LOC141875050 gene encoding uncharacterized protein LOC141875050 isoform X1 has product MLEQAVSYRKPKMEEKALEIQVAGPRKGKTPAWPGNPSKRHRDRLNAELDNLARLLPFPEEIVTKLDKISILRLTVSYLRAKSFFQVSNGRHGNEETCEELVREVEGNGIFSQLSLEALDGFIVVITQDGQLFYVSENVQEFLGYSQAAVIHQSVFKFLHIDDQDMVKTNLAWPKPAEKKVKLKTEDKHSNVSGQDDRKTDDSNSLNRSFTCRMKCTLNHGGGFYKLFRLSGRLREIHTRKRDSQVLEYGLFAICSPANNSHSHHTGATVKKEVALTAQKRLERANSEPICGRRAPLPLTGMLPTMPMSHHYSGSETRSTAVSPLASPAASTDSGHPSPDSSQGGKLLLTDSDIRSDSSEVSPPSSSSSHDIDGRPAADHLITGLNHPFMHAHRLNRKRTTSFMDSLRPNDKDNARKRSRSLADASELFVRDGMDPRSFFFRGNLPAVPEIKVENTKRKEECTQSSEASDRRPLNAPDNRLDAAQGLVSLGNMASKFPALCAFPPDFMYPDVMFQRDMLHDLQHLRAPFDIHNPYCLGNDPYTALAMRRWLTNPDMFHSPLNPMLAAQAGLFSPAERLRFLKFPFASPAYFPGASPFDLGAISGFTERNLPEYALRGFHRNGLASPDMARNAAAKETDRQQTPPREKQCQVQDNRESKNSSSPSKTGSPDAGIPIKKEPMPSERKGKDTKKTKEETFDGGGKSAKVCSTTTDDDDREEEVEVEEQEERVDVVGGTKPASGLRQTFAGIQEEFNSRLENLNKSFARSLDQNMTCP; this is encoded by the exons ATGTTGGAACAAGCGGTTTCGTATCGCAAACCAAAGATGGAAGAGAAAGCGCTTGAAATTCAAGTTGCTGGGCCTCGCAAGGGAAAGACTCCTGCTTG GCCAGGGAACCCTTCGAAGCGACATCGCGATCGACTTAACGCCGAATTGGACAACCTCGCAAGACTGCTACCGTTCCCAGAGGAAATCGTCACGAAACTGGATAAGATTTCCATTCTTAGACTCACAGTCAGCTATTTGAGAGCCAAGAGTTTCTTTCAAG tctcCAATGGAAGACATGGAAATGAAGAAACTTGTGAGGAACTTGTGAGAGAGGTTGAGGGAAATGGCATCTTCTCACAGCTTTCGTTAGAG GCTCTTGATGGTTTCATAGTGGTCATTACTCAAGATGGACAGTTGTTTTATGTGTCAGAAAATGTGCAGGAGTTCTTGGGGTATTCTCAG GctgctgttattcatcagAGCGTGTTCAAGTTCTTACACATTGATGACCAGGATATGGTAAAAACTAACCTGGCATGGCCAAAGCCCGCAGAAAAGAAAGTCAAATTA AAAACTGAAGACAAACATTCCAATGTGTCTGGTCAAGATGACAGAAAAACAG ATGACAGCAACAGTCTAAATCGTTCGTTTACTTGCCGTATGAAGTGCACACTGAATCATGGAGGAGGATTTTACAAG CTCTTTAGGCTATCTGGTAGACTGAGAGAAATTCACACACGCAAGCGGGACAGTCAAGTTCTGGAGTATGGTCTTTTTGCTATCTGCTCGCCAGCAAACAATTCTCATTCACACCACACTGGGGCAACTGTTAAAAAGGAAGTTGCTTTGACTGCACAAAAAAGACTGGAAAGGGCCAACAGTGAGCCCATTTGTGGCAG GAGAGCCCCTCTCCCTTTAACAGGAATGCTTCCTACAATGCCTATGAGCCATCATTATTCAGGATCTGAGACTCGCTCAACTGCCGTTAGTCCTCTGGCCTCGCCCGCTGCTTCAACAGATTCGGGACACCCATCTCCTGACTCCAGTCAGGGCGGGAAATTGTTACTGACTGACTCTGACATTCGAAGCGACAGCAGTGAGGTATCCCCACCGTCTAGCAGTAGCTCTCATGATATCGATGGAAGGCCAGCAGCTGATCATCTCATAACAGGGTTGAACCACCCTTTCATGCATGCTCATAGACTCAATCGCAAGAGAACAACCAGCTTCATGGATTCCCTCCGACCCAATGACAAAGATAATGCAAGAAAGCGGTCTCGCAGTTTAGCTGATGCCAGTGAGCTTTTCGTACGAGATGGAATGGATCCCAGGTCATTTTTCTTCAGAGGCAACTTGCCAGCAGTTCCTGAAATCAAGGTTGAGAACACAAAGAGAAAGGAGGAGTGCACACAGAGTTCTGAGGCATCAGATAGAAGGCCTCTGAATGCTCCCGATAACAGGCTTGATGCTGCTCAAGGCCTTGTCAGTCTTGGAAATATGGCATCTAAATTTCCAGCACTTTGTGCCTTTCCTCCAGATTTCATGTACCCTGATGTCATGTTTCAACGCGACATGCTTCATGACCTCCAACATCTTAGAGCCCCCTTCGACATACATAATCCTTACTGCTTGGGAAATGATCCTTACACAGCTTTGGCCATGAGGCGATGGCTGACTAACCCTGATATGTTCCATTCGCCATTGAATCCAATGTTGGCTGCCCAAGCAGGCCTCTTTTCTCCAGCTGAGAGGTTGCGCTTCCTCAAGTTCCCCTTTGCTTCTCCGGCTTATTTTCCTGGTGCCTCTCCATTTGATCTTGGTGCAATTTCAGGATTCACCGAGAGGAACTTGCCAGAGTATGCATTGAGAGGTTTCCATCGGAATGGACTGGCCAGCCCAGATATGGCCAGGAATGCTGCAGCAAAAGAAACAGACCGACAACAAACTCCACCTCGAGAGAAACAATGCCAGGTGCAAGACAACCGAGAAAGCAAGAATTCCTCCTCACCGAGTAAGACAGGAAGCCCTGATGCTGGCATCCCGATCAAGAAAGAACCAATGCCAAGCGAGAGGAAAGGCAAAGACACAAAAAAGACCAAAGAGGAGACATTTGATGGTGGAGGTAAATCGGCAAAGGTTTGTAGCACTACcacagatgatgatgataggGAGGAGGAAGTGGAAGTGGAGGAGCAGGAGGAGAGAGTGGATGTTGTGGGTGGAACCAAACCAGCTTCTGGGCTGCGACAAACATTTGCAGGAATTCAAGAAGAGTTCAATAGCCGACTCGAAAATCTTAACAAGTCATTTGCTCGTTCCTTGGACCAGAATATGACCTGTCCATAA
- the LOC141875050 gene encoding uncharacterized protein LOC141875050 isoform X2: MDVNANSKLKRKKKTHGPGNPSKRHRDRLNAELDNLARLLPFPEEIVTKLDKISILRLTVSYLRAKSFFQVSNGRHGNEETCEELVREVEGNGIFSQLSLEALDGFIVVITQDGQLFYVSENVQEFLGYSQAAVIHQSVFKFLHIDDQDMVKTNLAWPKPAEKKVKLKTEDKHSNVSGQDDRKTDDSNSLNRSFTCRMKCTLNHGGGFYKLFRLSGRLREIHTRKRDSQVLEYGLFAICSPANNSHSHHTGATVKKEVALTAQKRLERANSEPICGRRAPLPLTGMLPTMPMSHHYSGSETRSTAVSPLASPAASTDSGHPSPDSSQGGKLLLTDSDIRSDSSEVSPPSSSSSHDIDGRPAADHLITGLNHPFMHAHRLNRKRTTSFMDSLRPNDKDNARKRSRSLADASELFVRDGMDPRSFFFRGNLPAVPEIKVENTKRKEECTQSSEASDRRPLNAPDNRLDAAQGLVSLGNMASKFPALCAFPPDFMYPDVMFQRDMLHDLQHLRAPFDIHNPYCLGNDPYTALAMRRWLTNPDMFHSPLNPMLAAQAGLFSPAERLRFLKFPFASPAYFPGASPFDLGAISGFTERNLPEYALRGFHRNGLASPDMARNAAAKETDRQQTPPREKQCQVQDNRESKNSSSPSKTGSPDAGIPIKKEPMPSERKGKDTKKTKEETFDGGGKSAKVCSTTTDDDDREEEVEVEEQEERVDVVGGTKPASGLRQTFAGIQEEFNSRLENLNKSFARSLDQNMTCP; encoded by the exons ATGGATGTGAATGCGAACAGTAAGCttaaacgaaagaaaaaaacccatGG GCCAGGGAACCCTTCGAAGCGACATCGCGATCGACTTAACGCCGAATTGGACAACCTCGCAAGACTGCTACCGTTCCCAGAGGAAATCGTCACGAAACTGGATAAGATTTCCATTCTTAGACTCACAGTCAGCTATTTGAGAGCCAAGAGTTTCTTTCAAG tctcCAATGGAAGACATGGAAATGAAGAAACTTGTGAGGAACTTGTGAGAGAGGTTGAGGGAAATGGCATCTTCTCACAGCTTTCGTTAGAG GCTCTTGATGGTTTCATAGTGGTCATTACTCAAGATGGACAGTTGTTTTATGTGTCAGAAAATGTGCAGGAGTTCTTGGGGTATTCTCAG GctgctgttattcatcagAGCGTGTTCAAGTTCTTACACATTGATGACCAGGATATGGTAAAAACTAACCTGGCATGGCCAAAGCCCGCAGAAAAGAAAGTCAAATTA AAAACTGAAGACAAACATTCCAATGTGTCTGGTCAAGATGACAGAAAAACAG ATGACAGCAACAGTCTAAATCGTTCGTTTACTTGCCGTATGAAGTGCACACTGAATCATGGAGGAGGATTTTACAAG CTCTTTAGGCTATCTGGTAGACTGAGAGAAATTCACACACGCAAGCGGGACAGTCAAGTTCTGGAGTATGGTCTTTTTGCTATCTGCTCGCCAGCAAACAATTCTCATTCACACCACACTGGGGCAACTGTTAAAAAGGAAGTTGCTTTGACTGCACAAAAAAGACTGGAAAGGGCCAACAGTGAGCCCATTTGTGGCAG GAGAGCCCCTCTCCCTTTAACAGGAATGCTTCCTACAATGCCTATGAGCCATCATTATTCAGGATCTGAGACTCGCTCAACTGCCGTTAGTCCTCTGGCCTCGCCCGCTGCTTCAACAGATTCGGGACACCCATCTCCTGACTCCAGTCAGGGCGGGAAATTGTTACTGACTGACTCTGACATTCGAAGCGACAGCAGTGAGGTATCCCCACCGTCTAGCAGTAGCTCTCATGATATCGATGGAAGGCCAGCAGCTGATCATCTCATAACAGGGTTGAACCACCCTTTCATGCATGCTCATAGACTCAATCGCAAGAGAACAACCAGCTTCATGGATTCCCTCCGACCCAATGACAAAGATAATGCAAGAAAGCGGTCTCGCAGTTTAGCTGATGCCAGTGAGCTTTTCGTACGAGATGGAATGGATCCCAGGTCATTTTTCTTCAGAGGCAACTTGCCAGCAGTTCCTGAAATCAAGGTTGAGAACACAAAGAGAAAGGAGGAGTGCACACAGAGTTCTGAGGCATCAGATAGAAGGCCTCTGAATGCTCCCGATAACAGGCTTGATGCTGCTCAAGGCCTTGTCAGTCTTGGAAATATGGCATCTAAATTTCCAGCACTTTGTGCCTTTCCTCCAGATTTCATGTACCCTGATGTCATGTTTCAACGCGACATGCTTCATGACCTCCAACATCTTAGAGCCCCCTTCGACATACATAATCCTTACTGCTTGGGAAATGATCCTTACACAGCTTTGGCCATGAGGCGATGGCTGACTAACCCTGATATGTTCCATTCGCCATTGAATCCAATGTTGGCTGCCCAAGCAGGCCTCTTTTCTCCAGCTGAGAGGTTGCGCTTCCTCAAGTTCCCCTTTGCTTCTCCGGCTTATTTTCCTGGTGCCTCTCCATTTGATCTTGGTGCAATTTCAGGATTCACCGAGAGGAACTTGCCAGAGTATGCATTGAGAGGTTTCCATCGGAATGGACTGGCCAGCCCAGATATGGCCAGGAATGCTGCAGCAAAAGAAACAGACCGACAACAAACTCCACCTCGAGAGAAACAATGCCAGGTGCAAGACAACCGAGAAAGCAAGAATTCCTCCTCACCGAGTAAGACAGGAAGCCCTGATGCTGGCATCCCGATCAAGAAAGAACCAATGCCAAGCGAGAGGAAAGGCAAAGACACAAAAAAGACCAAAGAGGAGACATTTGATGGTGGAGGTAAATCGGCAAAGGTTTGTAGCACTACcacagatgatgatgataggGAGGAGGAAGTGGAAGTGGAGGAGCAGGAGGAGAGAGTGGATGTTGTGGGTGGAACCAAACCAGCTTCTGGGCTGCGACAAACATTTGCAGGAATTCAAGAAGAGTTCAATAGCCGACTCGAAAATCTTAACAAGTCATTTGCTCGTTCCTTGGACCAGAATATGACCTGTCCATAA